The DNA window ATAATGATGGTCTTTCCATGTTCAGACTGTGTATCTCTGTCAATAAAGGGAGGAGATGTTACCAACCAGATTCCACAGAGAANAAGTTGGATTAGGGTACAAATGGGNATGACCAAGTTAGGTGCCCCTGNTGCCAGCATNCCTCTCATCCTTCTCCCTGGAGTAGTGAGCTTGAAAGCCATGAGCACAGTTATTGTTTTAGCCAGCACTGTAGAAATAGCCACTGTGAAAAATACTCCAAATGTGGTCTGCTGCAGGATGCAGGTGGCCTGGTTGGGATGTCCAATGAAGAGCAAtgagcagagaaaacagaagactAGAGAGATGAGCAGGATGTAGCTGAGAATGTGGTTATTGGCCTTAACAATGGGAGTATCCTTGTACTTCACAAAAGTGACTAGTACTAGCACTGTGAGGGCAGAGAAGGACACGGCCATGCATCCTAGAGCCATCCCCAGTGGATCTTCATAAGCNAGGAATGACACAGCTCTTTGGAGGCAGTGGGTTTTCTCTAAGTTGGCATACTTATCATCTGGACACCTCACACACCGTTCCATATCTACTGGCAAAGAACAATGAACCCTTGTAAGATATCATAATTATGTAGTTAATAATTGTGTATTTGTATTATTCAGTGGATATATCCACAAATATTATGGTGTTGAACATCTAGTCCATTCCTTTTTTTGGTAGAGACAACTAACTTAAGATTGATCTCTATTAATACATGCTTTGTGATGGAACAAAACACCTTCATAGGGAATGGAACagcaaaaattatttattaaacaaaaagaaagaagtttatgatgaataataatatacataatctCAGATCATTTAATTCCTCAAACCACAAATTTACTACTCACCGACAAGGGTAGTATGGAGACATAATTATTGATGAAATACATTATGTAGTGTATTTTCTTTGAGAGTTCTGTCCTTTGTCTGTAT is part of the Mus pahari chromosome 13, PAHARI_EIJ_v1.1, whole genome shotgun sequence genome and encodes:
- the LOC110330364 gene encoding vomeronasal type-2 receptor 116-like, with protein sequence MERCVRCPDDKYANLEKTHCLQRAVSFLAYEDPLGMALGCMAVSFSALTVLVLVTFVKYKDTPIVKANNHILSYILLISLVFCFLCSLLFIGHPNQATCILQQTTFGVFFTVAISTVLAKTITVLMAFKLTTPGRRMRGMLAXGAPNLVXPICTLIQLXLCGIWLVTSPPFIDRDTQSEHGKTIIICNKGSVIAFHFVLGYLGSLALGSFTVAFLARNLPDRFNEAKFLTFSMLVFCSVWITFLPVYHSTRGTVMVVVEVFSILASSAGLLGCIFLPKCCVILVRLDSNFLHKYKDKLHS